In Helianthus annuus cultivar XRQ/B chromosome 3, HanXRQr2.0-SUNRISE, whole genome shotgun sequence, a single window of DNA contains:
- the LOC110927800 gene encoding L-type lectin-domain containing receptor kinase IX.1 translates to MLFFQTHLITFYLLVFITSVASLTFNLTNIGPSNQNRDIVSEGEGSYISNEGIQVTPDGIGSDRSQKAGRATYIRPLHLWDNRTGELASFSTNFTFVIDSNREIFYGDGLTFFLAQNNSVISPGGAMGLPVNETTAVALSRFVAVEFDTFGNSDWDPIARTNVSMGDHVGISISSLASVTSQRWLSNITDGRVCQAWIRYDSVSNNLSVSFTGFQNNRVVRQDGLVYTVDLRRELPEWVIFGFSAATGAQFQKNNVRSWTFDSSDLQVDETDRIPPNAGPGPGPVEEKNNKLGLIVGIPVGVIFLSIIAFVLWRRQKKVTEHEEENSIDVEMNNEFETGTGAKRYSYHELAHSTGDFAEKEKLGEGGFGGVYRGFLKDSSTYIAVKRVSKSSKQGMKEYASEVRIISRLRHRNLVQLIGWCHQKGELMLVYEYMENGSLDSHLFKGKSLLTWETRYKIVQGLASALLYLHEEWEQCVLHRDIKSSNVMLDSNFNAKLGDFGLAKLVDHEKGSQTTMLAGTLGYMAPECLLTGRATKESDVFSFGVVALEIACGRKAIEYKAQEKQVRLVEWVWELYGSGTLLEGVDPSLGSDFDEEEINRLMIVGLWCVHPDSESRPSMRQAIKVLNSDASLPLLPSNMPVASYLTPTVSSLFDVSSIVQYQSSSSTTNTESSKQTMSSTVSFPSPSMSLLHSMQ, encoded by the coding sequence ATGTTGTTCTTCCAGACCCATCTGATCACTTTCTACCTTCTTGTCTTCATCACTTCTGTAGCGTCACTTACCTTCAATTTGACAAATATTGGTCCATCAAATCAGAATCGGGACATAGTTTCAGAAGGTGAAGGATCTTACATCTCCAACGAGGGAATCCAGGTGACCCCGGATGGGATTGGATCGGATAGAAGCCAGAAAGCCGGACGGGCCACATATATCAGGCCACTACATCTTTGGGACAACCGAACTGGTGAGCTAGCAAGCTTCTCTACCAATTTCACTTTTGTAATTGATTCAAACAGGGAGATATTCTACGGTGATGGTCTCACATTCTTTCTCGCTCAGAATAATTCTGTGATAAGCCCAGGGGGGGCCATGGGGCTTCCAGTGAATGAAACAACTGCTGTGGCGCTTAGCCGATTTGTTGCTGTGGAGTTCGATACATTTGGGAACAGCGACTGGGACCCAATTGCACGTACGAATGTTTCCATGGGTGATCATGTGGGTATCAGCATCAGCTCTCTTGCTTCTGTTACGTCTCAGAGATGGTTAAGCAATATAACTGATGGGAGAGTGTGTCAAGCTTGGATTAGGTACGATTCAGTTTCTAATAATCTTAGTGTTTCCTTCACTGGTTTTCAAAACAATAGAGTCGTGCGTCAAGATGGACTAGTTTACACGGTTGATCTCAGGAGAGAGTTACCTGAGTGGGTTATTTTCGGGTTTTCAGCAGCTACCGGGGCTCAGTTTCAGAAGAATAACGTAAGATCTTGGACTTTCGATAGTTCGGATTTACAAGTTGATGAAACTGACAGGATACCACCTAACGCGGGTCCGGGTCCAGGTCCAGTAGAAGAAAAAAACAACAAACTGGGATTGATAGTTGGAATACCGGTTGGAGTGATTTTTCTTTCAATCATTGCCTTTGTCTTATGGAGGAGGCAGAAGAAGGTCACAGAACATGAAGAAGAAAATTCAATTGATGTTGAGATGAACAATGAATTTGAAACGGGCACCGGGGCTAAAAGATATTCTTACCATGAATTAGCTCATTCAACAGGTGACTTTGCCGAAAAGGAGAAGCTTGGAGAGGGAGGTTTTGGTGGAGTTTACAGAGGTTTCTTGAAGGACTCGAGCACATATATTGCAGTTAAAAGGGTGTCGAAGAGTTCTAAACAAGGGATGAAGGAGTATGCATCAGAGGTGAGGATCATTAGCCGATTGAGGCATAGAAATCTGGTGCAACTCATTGGCTGGTGTCACCAGAAAGGCGAACTCATGCTTGTTTACGAATATATGGAAAACGGAAGCTTAGATTCACATCTTTTCAAGGGAAAGAGCTTACTGACATGGGAAACAAGGTATAAAATTGTTCAAGGTCTGGCGTCTGCTTTGTTGTACCTACATGAAGAATGGGAGCAATGTGTTTTGCATAGAGATATTAAATCTAGTAATGTGATGTTGGATTCGAATTTCAATGCAAAGCTTGGTGATTTTGGGTTAGCTAAGTTGGTTGACCATGAGAAAGGCTCACAAACAACTATGTTGGCTGGAACCTTGGGTTATATGGCTCCTGAATGTTTACTCACTGGCAGAGCGACTAAGGAATCTGATGTTTTTAGCTTCGGGGTTGTTGCATTGGAAATAGCTTGTGGGCGAAAAGCCATTGAGTATAAGGCTCAAGAAAAACAGGTACGGTTAGTAGAATGGGTTTGGGAGCTCTATGGCTCTGGGACACTTTTAGAAGGAGTTGATCCGAGTCTAGGATCAGATTTTGACGAAGAGGAAATCAACCGCTTAATGATCGTTGGCTTATGGTGTGTGCACCCTGACTCAGAATCTCGACCATCAATGAGGCAGGCCATTAAAGTACTAAACTCTGATGCTTCCCTACCTTTACTACCCTCAAATATGCCTGTGGCATCTTATTTGACACCTACAGTTTCGTCACTGTTTGATGTCTCCTCCATTGTTCAATACCAATCTTCAAGTAGCACCACTAACACTGAATCGTCAAAGCAAACAATGTCGTCAACAGTTTCTTTTCCTTCGCCCTCTATGTCACTGTTACATTCAATGCAATGA